One window of the Hyla sarda isolate aHylSar1 unplaced genomic scaffold, aHylSar1.hap1 scaffold_895, whole genome shotgun sequence genome contains the following:
- the LOC130348958 gene encoding uncharacterized protein LOC130348958 isoform X1, producing MTCPVCCMPNKSLSTHLKRKCMKLDTEEARKAALESAKKILVNIASKGTTIFYDKIMSLESLENVVPFLEDRGFIIAGKPTSNRNIRHERTSTSLSAATSILQVAASQVQPFPMEDDEDTLQPQEDLEVPHGNVEPEENIEDVSAETEDQYIEERASISEEDHEEEQRRREDGEVEDTDDILDSQTQRILQTKWTVDTRKKMMAEGLYQRHSLDNPMLKGFASYLKDTLKVNNYKQEVEDVARFLFYMNPKTVNLQFVKDVEKANSFFTKLRDLNLANQTIFNYLKHVRRFMTYQLRSTNLFTKHPTLYKSCDFFHKVTEDIQKRLSKGISREVVSKRYQALTTTSKTPQECRRLLDVAKPSFIQCLKDVQGGNTDRTAYLEIIYYLEALLVLKHLQRPGVVENMTVSEWKERISHSYNGEKLSIIGVKLHKTASQQVATFVLNKEEEMWFKVYFEKVRPNLVHRNAPKENFFISTSGKEIYNVSNDLLRYHKKFKLPEISSQLVRRVCETWTVPNYSDSEKNMFAKYLAHTNLTAERNYREKTLTDICHGYQLVVQAGQVMENEPQASTSRNLESSLLHPGLPHDHLLDPKDDDSQQDEDKTSQDTLSDQDDTGWTSRAKAPSVPAMSTRSQRQRQAAPASSMSRRSRKQRQTPSASSSRRTEDCRRSTRLRRK from the exons ATGACATGCCCTGTCTGCTGTATGCCCAACAAGAGTCTCTCTACACATCTGAAAAGAAAGTGTATGAAGCTAGACACTGAGGAGGCCAGGAAAGCTGCATTAGAATCGGCCAAAAAAATTCTGGTCAACATAGCATCGAAGGGCACTACCATTTTTTATGATAAGATCATGTCTCTGGAATCTCTGGAAAATGTTGTACCCTTTCTAGAGGACAGGGGCTTTATTATAGCAGGCAAACCAACTTCAAACAG GAATATCAGACACGAGAGAACATCTACCTCTCTGTCGGCTGCCACCTCCATATTGCAAGTAGCAGCCTCTCAAGTACAGCCATTTCCCATGGAAGACGATGAGGACACATTGCAACCTCAAGAGGATTTGGAGGTCCCACATGGCAATGTGGAGCCTGAAGAAAACATTGAAGATGTTTCAGCCGAGACCGAGGACCAATATATAGAAGAGAGAGCCAGCATTTCAGAAGAAGACCATGAGGAAGAGCAAAGAAGAAGAGAAGATGGAGAAGTTGAGGACACTGATGACATCCTGGATAGTCAGACACAGAG AATCCTACAGACAAAATGGACAGTGGATACAAGAAAGAAGATGATGGCTGAGGGGTTGTACCAACGTCATTCATTAGACAACCCAATGCTGAAGGGCTTTGCCTCCTATCTGAAGGACACTTTGAAGGTCAATAACTATAAACAGGAGGTTGAAGATGTTGCAAGATTCCTTTTTTACATGAACCCAAAGACTGTAAACCTGCAGTTCGTAAAGGATGTGGAAAAGGCCAACTCCTTCTTTACCAAGCTAAGGGATTTGAATCTAGCAAACCAGACCATCTTCAACTACCTGAAACATGTCCGGAGGTTCATGACCTATCAGCTTAGATCCACCAACCTCTTTACAAAACATCCAACTTTGTATAAGTCCTGCGATTTCTTTCACAAAGTTACCGAAGACATACAAAAGAGGTTGTCAAAAGGGATTTCTAGAGAGGTTGTCAGCAAACG GTACCAGGCATTGACAACCACTTCGAAGACACCCCAGGAATGTCGCAGGCTTCTAGATGTGGCAAAACCATCATTCATACAGTGTTTAAAGGATGTACAAGGTGGAAACACTGATCGAACAGCATATCTAGAAATAATTTATTATTTGGAGGCCCTGCTTGTATTGAAGCATCTGCAAAGACCAGGGGTAGTGGAAAATATGACT GTTTCAGAGTGGAAAGAACGTATCTCCCACTCATATAATGGGGAGAAACTTTCTATAATTGGTGTTAAGCTACATAAGACAGCTTCACAGCAAGTGGCTACTTTTGTGCTAAACAAGGAGGAAGAAATG tggtTTAAAGTCTACTTTGAAAAAGTGAGACCAAATTTGGTACACAGAAACGCTCCAAAGGAAAACTTCTTCATATCGACTTCTGGAAAAGAAATATATAATGTTTCAAATGACCTCTTGCGGTACCACAAGAA GTTCAAACTTCCGGAAATCTCTAGCCAGCTTGTCAGAAGAGTTTGTGAGACATGGACCGTTCCAAATTATTCTGATTCAGAAAAGAATATGTTTGCCAAATATCTGGCGCATACAAACCTCACGGCTGAAAGAAACTATCGGGAAAAAACCCTTACAGATATTTGCCATGGCTACCAGCTAGTAGTACAAGCAGGGCAAGTTATGGAAAATGAGCCACAAGCCAGCACCTCAAG AAATCTGGAATCGAGTCTCCTTCATCCTGGCTTGCCCCATGATCATCTTCTGGATCCAAAGGATGACGACAGCCAACAAGACGAGGACAAAACTTCCCAGGACACACTAAGTGACCAGGATGATACTGGCTGGACTTCAAG AGCAAAAGCTCCCTCAGTGCCAGCTATGTCAACGAGGTCACAGAGGCAGAGGCAGGCAGCACCAGCAAGCTCGATGTCAAGAAGATCAAGGAAGCAGAGGCAGACACCATCAGCAAGCTCTAGCAG AAGGACTGAAGATTGCCGGAGAAGTACTAGGCTTCGAAGAAAATGA
- the LOC130348958 gene encoding uncharacterized protein LOC130348958 isoform X2 — protein sequence MTCPVCCMPNKSLSTHLKRKCMKLDTEEARKAALESAKKILVNIASKGTTIFYDKIMSLESLENVVPFLEDRGFIIAGKPTSNRNIRHERTSTSLSAATSILQVAASQVQPFPMEDDEDTLQPQEDLEVPHGNVEPEENIEDVSAETEDQYIEERASISEEDHEEEQRRREDGEVEDTDDILDSQTQRILQTKWTVDTRKKMMAEGLYQRHSLDNPMLKGFASYLKDTLKVNNYKQEVEDVARFLFYMNPKTVNLQFVKDVEKANSFFTKLRDLNLANQTIFNYLKHVRRFMTYQLRSTNLFTKHPTLYKSCDFFHKVTEDIQKRLSKGISREVVSKRYQALTTTSKTPQECRRLLDVAKPSFIQCLKDVQGGNTDRTAYLEIIYYLEALLVLKHLQRPGVVENMTVSEWKERISHSYNGEKLSIIGVKLHKTASQQVATFVLNKEEEMWFKVYFEKVRPNLVHRNAPKENFFISTSGKEIYNVSNDLLRYHKKFKLPEISSQLVRRVCETWTVPNYSDSEKNMFAKYLAHTNLTAERNYREKTLTDICHGYQLVVQAGQVMENEPQASTSRNLESSLLHPGLPHDHLLDPKDDDSQQDEDKTSQDTLSDQDDTGWTSRAKAPSVPAMSTRSQRQRQAAPASSMSRRSRKQRQTPSASSSRTEDCRRSTRLRRK from the exons ATGACATGCCCTGTCTGCTGTATGCCCAACAAGAGTCTCTCTACACATCTGAAAAGAAAGTGTATGAAGCTAGACACTGAGGAGGCCAGGAAAGCTGCATTAGAATCGGCCAAAAAAATTCTGGTCAACATAGCATCGAAGGGCACTACCATTTTTTATGATAAGATCATGTCTCTGGAATCTCTGGAAAATGTTGTACCCTTTCTAGAGGACAGGGGCTTTATTATAGCAGGCAAACCAACTTCAAACAG GAATATCAGACACGAGAGAACATCTACCTCTCTGTCGGCTGCCACCTCCATATTGCAAGTAGCAGCCTCTCAAGTACAGCCATTTCCCATGGAAGACGATGAGGACACATTGCAACCTCAAGAGGATTTGGAGGTCCCACATGGCAATGTGGAGCCTGAAGAAAACATTGAAGATGTTTCAGCCGAGACCGAGGACCAATATATAGAAGAGAGAGCCAGCATTTCAGAAGAAGACCATGAGGAAGAGCAAAGAAGAAGAGAAGATGGAGAAGTTGAGGACACTGATGACATCCTGGATAGTCAGACACAGAG AATCCTACAGACAAAATGGACAGTGGATACAAGAAAGAAGATGATGGCTGAGGGGTTGTACCAACGTCATTCATTAGACAACCCAATGCTGAAGGGCTTTGCCTCCTATCTGAAGGACACTTTGAAGGTCAATAACTATAAACAGGAGGTTGAAGATGTTGCAAGATTCCTTTTTTACATGAACCCAAAGACTGTAAACCTGCAGTTCGTAAAGGATGTGGAAAAGGCCAACTCCTTCTTTACCAAGCTAAGGGATTTGAATCTAGCAAACCAGACCATCTTCAACTACCTGAAACATGTCCGGAGGTTCATGACCTATCAGCTTAGATCCACCAACCTCTTTACAAAACATCCAACTTTGTATAAGTCCTGCGATTTCTTTCACAAAGTTACCGAAGACATACAAAAGAGGTTGTCAAAAGGGATTTCTAGAGAGGTTGTCAGCAAACG GTACCAGGCATTGACAACCACTTCGAAGACACCCCAGGAATGTCGCAGGCTTCTAGATGTGGCAAAACCATCATTCATACAGTGTTTAAAGGATGTACAAGGTGGAAACACTGATCGAACAGCATATCTAGAAATAATTTATTATTTGGAGGCCCTGCTTGTATTGAAGCATCTGCAAAGACCAGGGGTAGTGGAAAATATGACT GTTTCAGAGTGGAAAGAACGTATCTCCCACTCATATAATGGGGAGAAACTTTCTATAATTGGTGTTAAGCTACATAAGACAGCTTCACAGCAAGTGGCTACTTTTGTGCTAAACAAGGAGGAAGAAATG tggtTTAAAGTCTACTTTGAAAAAGTGAGACCAAATTTGGTACACAGAAACGCTCCAAAGGAAAACTTCTTCATATCGACTTCTGGAAAAGAAATATATAATGTTTCAAATGACCTCTTGCGGTACCACAAGAA GTTCAAACTTCCGGAAATCTCTAGCCAGCTTGTCAGAAGAGTTTGTGAGACATGGACCGTTCCAAATTATTCTGATTCAGAAAAGAATATGTTTGCCAAATATCTGGCGCATACAAACCTCACGGCTGAAAGAAACTATCGGGAAAAAACCCTTACAGATATTTGCCATGGCTACCAGCTAGTAGTACAAGCAGGGCAAGTTATGGAAAATGAGCCACAAGCCAGCACCTCAAG AAATCTGGAATCGAGTCTCCTTCATCCTGGCTTGCCCCATGATCATCTTCTGGATCCAAAGGATGACGACAGCCAACAAGACGAGGACAAAACTTCCCAGGACACACTAAGTGACCAGGATGATACTGGCTGGACTTCAAG AGCAAAAGCTCCCTCAGTGCCAGCTATGTCAACGAGGTCACAGAGGCAGAGGCAGGCAGCACCAGCAAGCTCGATGTCAAGAAGATCAAGGAAGCAGAGGCAGACACCATCAGCAAGCTCTAGCAG GACTGAAGATTGCCGGAGAAGTACTAGGCTTCGAAGAAAATGA